From one Henriciella marina DSM 19595 genomic stretch:
- a CDS encoding Flp family type IVb pilin, which yields MVATFLKRLKTDMIGASSVEYGLLIGLMTILLIAGISALGVETTNHFDNAQAGFES from the coding sequence ATGGTCGCCACTTTTCTGAAGCGCCTGAAAACCGATATGATCGGTGCCAGCTCCGTTGAATACGGCCTGCTGATCGGCCTGATGACCATTCTCCTCATCGCCGGGATCAGTGCCCTTGGCGTTGAGACAACCAATCATTTCGATAATGCCCAGGCTGGCTTTGAAAGCTAG
- a CDS encoding peptidylprolyl isomerase: MHRQRFSFIVLALASAFAIGACDQSDGPSDVRRPVGFDASAAALVNGDPIYLSDVELEAVAQGRIEPGDAFGPEHDDYELVLDQLIDQRLLAQEAVRRGLDRTPAAQRRLETARERLLGNFLMEDLVATQVNEAAIDRMYEEQVRLQQLDDEVRIRHILLETQEEAQTVLEQARAGEDFTALAFENSEDTRTRLDGGSFGWVSPNDMIEPFPAVIADTPAGEISEPFQSEQGWHIVKVEQRRTRPPKTREEMRPEIVTYLTFTQISQILQDLRASAEIEQRDGDLVARRLAEDAGDADEESTEQALPADADEGANADETSEDGMETPE, from the coding sequence ATGCATAGGCAGAGGTTCTCATTCATTGTACTTGCGCTTGCCTCGGCATTTGCCATTGGCGCTTGCGACCAGAGCGACGGCCCCAGCGATGTGCGCCGTCCCGTCGGGTTCGATGCGTCGGCTGCCGCGCTCGTCAATGGCGACCCGATCTACCTCTCCGATGTAGAGCTGGAAGCGGTTGCCCAGGGCCGGATCGAGCCCGGCGACGCCTTCGGACCAGAGCATGACGACTACGAGCTTGTCCTCGACCAGCTGATCGACCAACGCCTCCTGGCGCAGGAAGCCGTTCGCCGCGGCCTCGACCGGACACCGGCCGCCCAGCGCAGGCTGGAAACGGCGCGCGAGCGCCTGCTTGGCAACTTCCTGATGGAAGACCTCGTCGCCACGCAGGTGAATGAAGCGGCGATCGACCGTATGTATGAAGAACAGGTGCGCCTCCAGCAGCTCGATGACGAGGTTCGCATCCGGCATATCCTGCTGGAAACGCAGGAGGAGGCGCAGACTGTGCTCGAACAGGCGCGCGCAGGCGAAGATTTCACAGCGCTTGCCTTTGAAAATTCGGAAGACACCCGCACCCGGCTTGATGGCGGCTCATTCGGCTGGGTTTCGCCCAACGACATGATCGAGCCATTTCCAGCCGTGATCGCAGATACACCAGCTGGCGAAATCTCCGAACCATTCCAGTCCGAACAAGGCTGGCACATTGTGAAGGTCGAGCAGCGCCGCACGCGTCCGCCAAAGACACGCGAAGAGATGCGGCCTGAAATCGTTACCTATCTGACCTTCACGCAGATCAGCCAGATCCTCCAGGACCTGCGCGCCAGCGCCGAGATCGAGCAGCGCGATGGCGACCTCGTCGCGCGAAGGCTTGCCGAAGATGCGGGCGATGCAGACGAGGAAAGTACAGAACAGGCGCTTCCTGCCGATGCGGATGAGGGCGCCAATGCAGATGAAACGTCTGAAGACGGCATGGAGACGCCAGAGTGA
- a CDS encoding (deoxy)nucleoside triphosphate pyrophosphohydrolase translates to MSGPVLLVVAAAIFDKAGNILLAQRPEGKSMAGLWEFPGGKLEAGEAPEAALCRELKEELKLTVEPSALKPISFASFNYPDFHLLMPLYEVRDWQGTPTGLEGQSLAWVKPAELGIYEAPPADIPLFEELARRY, encoded by the coding sequence ATGAGCGGACCTGTCCTGCTGGTGGTTGCCGCTGCGATCTTCGATAAGGCGGGCAACATCCTTCTGGCACAGCGCCCTGAGGGAAAATCCATGGCGGGCCTCTGGGAATTTCCCGGCGGCAAGCTCGAAGCCGGCGAAGCGCCAGAGGCCGCGCTCTGCCGCGAGCTGAAGGAAGAATTGAAGCTCACCGTCGAGCCGTCGGCGTTAAAGCCGATTAGTTTCGCCAGTTTTAATTATCCCGATTTTCACCTTTTAATGCCACTTTATGAGGTGCGGGACTGGCAGGGGACACCCACCGGTCTCGAAGGACAGTCACTGGCCTGGGTCAAACCGGCAGAGCTTGGCATTTATGAGGCCCCGCCTGCCGATATTCCTCTCTTCGAGGAGTTGGCGCGGCGGTATTGA
- the argJ gene encoding bifunctional glutamate N-acetyltransferase/amino-acid acetyltransferase ArgJ, whose translation MKLTPSPFAPASFPELPVVKGVRAATASRGFYARRGVEREDVFLFVMPQGTSAAGVFTRSHTASADVDWCREALKLGKGVGRALVVNAGNSNAFTGKAGILKNEATLKAMAQTLEVDRAQCFIGATGVIGEPLPNPDYVGEMLPQLEDKLGAPDWEACARAFMTTDTYPKGAGATAEIDGTDASIAGILKGSGMIMPNMATMLCYLFTDAAISPAVLDQLLRETVDRTLNSVTVDGDTSTSDSCMLFATGQSGAPMINAADDPRLDGFRGALSDVLGDLAHQLVKDGEGASKFVEIRVEGAVSEPSAKTIGMHIANSPLIKTAMAAGDANWGRIVMAVGKSLEPIFKDEMRIWFGDHLVAEGGMRAPGYDEATASAHFAGDELAIRVDVAAGKAAWTVWTCDLTHGYVDINGAYRT comes from the coding sequence GTGAAGCTGACCCCGTCTCCGTTCGCACCTGCCTCCTTTCCAGAGCTGCCGGTGGTCAAAGGCGTGCGCGCCGCAACAGCCTCGCGCGGTTTCTATGCCCGGCGCGGCGTGGAGCGCGAGGACGTCTTCCTCTTTGTCATGCCGCAAGGCACCTCAGCGGCTGGCGTCTTCACGCGCTCACACACCGCCTCGGCGGATGTCGACTGGTGCCGCGAGGCGCTGAAGCTCGGCAAGGGCGTCGGCCGCGCGCTGGTGGTCAATGCGGGCAATTCGAATGCTTTCACGGGCAAGGCGGGCATCCTGAAGAATGAAGCCACGCTGAAAGCGATGGCGCAGACGCTCGAAGTGGACCGCGCGCAATGCTTCATCGGCGCGACCGGGGTCATCGGTGAGCCGCTGCCCAATCCGGACTATGTCGGCGAGATGCTGCCGCAGCTTGAAGACAAGCTCGGCGCGCCAGACTGGGAGGCCTGCGCAAGGGCCTTCATGACTACCGATACCTATCCAAAGGGCGCCGGCGCCACGGCGGAGATTGATGGCACAGACGCCTCCATAGCGGGCATCCTCAAGGGCTCCGGCATGATCATGCCGAACATGGCGACGATGCTCTGCTACCTCTTTACCGATGCTGCGATCAGCCCAGCCGTGCTCGACCAGCTGCTGCGTGAAACCGTCGACCGGACGCTCAACTCAGTCACCGTCGATGGTGACACTTCGACATCGGATAGCTGCATGCTGTTCGCGACCGGGCAATCCGGCGCGCCGATGATCAACGCGGCGGACGATCCGCGTCTGGACGGCTTCAGAGGGGCGCTCAGCGATGTGCTGGGCGATCTTGCTCATCAGCTGGTCAAGGATGGCGAGGGCGCGTCGAAATTCGTCGAGATCCGCGTCGAGGGAGCCGTGTCAGAGCCGTCCGCCAAGACGATCGGAATGCACATTGCCAACTCGCCGCTTATTAAGACGGCGATGGCGGCGGGCGATGCCAATTGGGGCCGGATCGTCATGGCGGTCGGCAAATCCCTGGAGCCGATCTTCAAGGACGAAATGCGCATCTGGTTCGGCGATCACCTTGTCGCCGAGGGCGGAATGCGCGCGCCGGGCTATGATGAGGCGACCGCCAGCGCACATTTCGCGGGCGATGAGCTTGCTATCCGCGTCGATGTGGCTGCGGGCAAGGCGGCCTGGACCGTGTGGACCTGCGACCTGACGCATGGCTATGTCGACATCAATGGCGCCTACCGCACATGA
- a CDS encoding mechanosensitive ion channel, protein MEEFWNNTVAQVQDYGPNILFAILILIGAYFVALLLKWAISTAVNKTGFGKGETDPDGKATKSLGDSLGIAAFWIVMLIGVIQALTRLSLTQVVQPLNGMLSDVLNYLPNIFGAILIFIVFMIVANVVQKTAKAVFVFADPVPARLGLTSGPVNISGVTATVLAAIIGIFGAIAAFDVLAIEAISEPATEMLNEIIGAIPNILIAAILLTVFVLIGRFVHNLILRTLPNFGVDSAVAELGILKGADSGMTASNVIAKGALFFIVLLGLVQAMRALEFEVLTNATYTVLDLAASIVFGAIIIFAGVVIARIVSGAMASTGDGASDTVAKVTKWAIIILATILGISRMELDPTGGEFVLNVAEMLVMGAAVGLAIAVGIGFGWGGRDWFAKQLEKWSRKDGTP, encoded by the coding sequence ATGGAAGAATTCTGGAACAATACAGTCGCGCAAGTGCAGGATTACGGACCGAATATACTATTCGCGATTCTTATCCTCATTGGCGCATACTTCGTCGCGCTTCTGCTGAAGTGGGCGATTTCGACAGCCGTCAACAAGACCGGTTTCGGCAAGGGCGAAACCGATCCGGACGGCAAGGCAACCAAGTCGCTAGGCGACAGTCTCGGCATAGCGGCCTTCTGGATCGTGATGCTGATCGGCGTCATCCAGGCGCTGACGCGGCTCTCTCTGACGCAGGTCGTCCAGCCGCTGAATGGCATGCTCAGCGATGTGCTCAATTATCTGCCGAACATCTTCGGCGCCATCCTGATCTTTATTGTCTTCATGATCGTCGCAAACGTCGTTCAGAAGACGGCCAAGGCGGTCTTCGTCTTTGCTGATCCGGTGCCAGCGCGCCTCGGCCTGACCAGCGGCCCGGTCAATATTTCCGGTGTCACCGCAACCGTACTTGCCGCGATCATTGGCATTTTCGGTGCGATTGCCGCTTTCGACGTTCTTGCAATCGAAGCGATTTCCGAGCCAGCGACAGAGATGCTGAATGAGATTATCGGGGCGATCCCGAACATCCTCATCGCGGCGATCCTGCTGACGGTCTTCGTGCTGATCGGGCGGTTCGTGCACAATCTCATCCTGCGCACGCTGCCGAATTTCGGTGTCGATTCCGCTGTGGCCGAGCTTGGTATCCTGAAGGGTGCCGATTCCGGCATGACCGCGTCCAATGTGATCGCAAAGGGTGCGCTGTTCTTCATCGTGCTGCTTGGTCTGGTACAGGCCATGCGTGCGCTTGAGTTCGAAGTGCTGACTAATGCGACCTACACGGTGCTCGATCTTGCCGCCTCGATCGTCTTCGGTGCAATCATCATCTTTGCTGGCGTGGTCATCGCCCGCATCGTGAGTGGTGCCATGGCATCGACAGGTGATGGCGCGAGCGACACGGTGGCCAAGGTCACGAAATGGGCGATCATCATCCTCGCAACCATCCTTGGTATTTCGCGGATGGAGCTGGACCCGACCGGCGGTGAGTTTGTGCTCAATGTCGCCGAAATGCTTGTGATGGGCGCGGCTGTTGGCCTCGCCATCGCAGTCGGCATCGGCTTTGGCTGGGGTGGCCGCGACTGGTTCGCCAAGCAGCTTGAGAAGTGGAGCCGCAAGGACGGCACGCCGTAA
- the secA gene encoding preprotein translocase subunit SecA, with amino-acid sequence MLSLARKMFGSANDRQIKPMRKSVERINALEPKMQALSDSELKTKTEEFRGRLDDGESLDDLLEEAFAVVREGSVRALGMRHFDVQMIGGMVLHRGAIAEMRTGEGKTLVATLAVYLNALAGKGVHVITVNDYLAKRDAEWMGKLYGFLGMTTGTIVHGLNDNERKAAYACDITYGTNNEFGFDYLRDNMKYSLDQMAQRGHAYAIVDEVDSILIDEARTPLIISGPTDDRSELYITIDKLIPELDEETDIELDEKQRSVIFTEEGMEKLERLLDEAGMIEGNLWDPQNVSIVHHSNQALRAHKLFHRDKQYLMKDDQVMLVDEFTGRMMEGRRLSEGLHQAIEAKEGVDIKPENQTLASITFQNYFRLYKKLAGMTGTAITEAAEFADIYKLEVFQLPTNKPIQRVDDDDVVYRVASAKYQEIITEVKDARAKGQPVLLGTASIEKSEIISTLLTQAKVPHKVLNARHHEKEAEIIADAGLPGAVTVATNMAGRGTDIQLGGNLEMRLWKATDEFIEKNGREPSEEEEKAMEAEIKADIEVGKKEALDAGGLFVLGTERHESRRIDNQLRGRTGRQGDPGKSKFFISVEDDLMRVFAADRLNSIMKSLGIKEDEGITHPWMNKAIETSQKKIEERNFEIRKNVLKYDDVINDQRKAIFEQRREFMHAENVTEEVTDMRHDIIDEYVSEAMPEKAFAEQWDVEGLTETLKNELGLDLPIADWASEEGVANAEIAERVRKASDEAFEQKVKLAGADQIKSVEKQVLLQVLDSKWRNHLQQIDQLRSVIHLRSYGQRDPLNEFKEEAFKLFNELLSTLRHEVTRILMNIRITPPASQDQRAADRARDEQALAAARESILSRENLRETHLNPDTGDNEMTKNVVEGPNEPHDGPPLHQAEDDWSQTPRNAACPCGSGKKYKHCHGSLSPAGTQRA; translated from the coding sequence ATGCTCTCCCTAGCCCGCAAAATGTTCGGTTCCGCGAATGACAGACAGATCAAGCCGATGCGCAAGAGCGTCGAGCGGATCAACGCGCTGGAGCCCAAGATGCAGGCGCTCTCTGACAGCGAACTGAAGACAAAGACAGAGGAATTTCGAGGCCGCCTCGATGATGGCGAAAGTCTCGATGACCTCCTTGAGGAAGCTTTTGCCGTTGTTCGCGAAGGCTCTGTCCGCGCCCTCGGCATGCGCCATTTCGACGTTCAGATGATCGGCGGCATGGTCCTGCACCGCGGCGCGATCGCCGAAATGCGCACCGGTGAAGGCAAGACGCTTGTGGCGACGCTGGCCGTCTATCTTAACGCGCTCGCCGGCAAGGGCGTCCACGTCATCACGGTGAACGACTATCTCGCCAAGCGCGACGCCGAATGGATGGGCAAGCTGTACGGCTTCCTCGGCATGACCACCGGTACGATCGTCCACGGGCTGAATGATAATGAGCGCAAGGCCGCTTATGCCTGCGACATCACCTATGGCACGAACAATGAGTTCGGCTTCGACTATCTGCGCGACAATATGAAATACTCGCTCGACCAGATGGCGCAGCGCGGTCACGCCTATGCCATCGTCGATGAGGTCGACTCCATCCTGATCGACGAAGCGCGCACACCCCTGATCATCTCAGGCCCGACCGACGACCGTTCAGAGCTCTATATCACGATCGACAAGCTGATCCCTGAGCTCGACGAAGAAACCGATATCGAGCTCGACGAGAAGCAGCGCTCTGTCATCTTTACGGAAGAAGGCATGGAAAAGCTGGAACGCCTGCTGGATGAGGCAGGCATGATCGAGGGCAATCTGTGGGATCCGCAGAACGTCTCGATTGTCCACCACTCCAATCAGGCCCTGCGCGCGCACAAGCTGTTTCACCGCGACAAGCAGTATCTGATGAAAGACGATCAGGTCATGCTGGTCGACGAGTTCACCGGCCGGATGATGGAAGGCCGCCGCCTGTCGGAAGGTCTCCACCAGGCAATCGAGGCCAAGGAAGGCGTCGACATCAAGCCTGAGAACCAGACGCTGGCGTCGATCACGTTCCAGAACTATTTCCGCCTCTACAAGAAACTCGCCGGCATGACCGGTACGGCCATCACAGAGGCGGCCGAGTTCGCCGATATCTACAAGCTGGAAGTCTTTCAGCTGCCGACCAACAAGCCGATCCAGCGTGTCGATGATGACGATGTCGTCTACCGGGTCGCGTCTGCGAAGTATCAGGAAATTATCACTGAGGTGAAGGACGCGCGCGCCAAGGGTCAGCCTGTCCTTCTCGGCACGGCCTCTATCGAGAAGTCAGAAATCATTTCGACGCTGCTGACGCAGGCCAAGGTCCCGCACAAGGTGCTGAACGCCCGCCACCACGAAAAAGAAGCCGAGATCATTGCTGATGCCGGCCTGCCGGGCGCCGTAACGGTCGCGACCAACATGGCTGGACGCGGTACCGATATCCAGCTTGGCGGCAACCTCGAAATGCGTCTCTGGAAAGCCACTGACGAGTTTATCGAAAAGAACGGCCGTGAGCCTTCCGAAGAGGAAGAAAAGGCGATGGAAGCCGAGATCAAGGCGGATATCGAGGTCGGCAAGAAGGAAGCGCTCGACGCGGGCGGCCTCTTCGTTCTCGGCACCGAACGCCACGAAAGCCGCCGCATCGATAACCAGCTGCGCGGCCGGACGGGGCGTCAGGGCGATCCCGGCAAGTCGAAATTCTTCATCTCGGTTGAAGATGACCTTATGCGCGTCTTCGCCGCCGACCGGCTCAACTCGATCATGAAGAGCCTTGGCATCAAGGAAGACGAGGGCATCACTCACCCCTGGATGAACAAGGCGATCGAAACCTCGCAGAAGAAGATCGAGGAACGCAATTTCGAGATCCGCAAGAACGTCCTGAAATATGACGACGTCATCAATGACCAGCGCAAGGCGATCTTCGAGCAGCGCCGCGAGTTCATGCACGCAGAGAACGTCACCGAAGAAGTGACCGACATGCGCCACGACATCATCGATGAATATGTCTCAGAAGCGATGCCTGAGAAGGCGTTCGCCGAACAGTGGGACGTCGAGGGCCTGACCGAGACGCTGAAGAACGAACTCGGCCTCGACCTGCCGATAGCCGATTGGGCGTCTGAAGAAGGCGTTGCCAATGCGGAGATCGCAGAACGCGTGCGGAAGGCCTCGGACGAGGCGTTCGAGCAGAAGGTCAAACTGGCCGGGGCCGACCAGATCAAATCGGTTGAGAAACAGGTCCTGCTCCAGGTGCTGGACAGCAAGTGGCGCAATCACCTCCAGCAGATCGACCAGCTACGCTCTGTCATTCACCTGCGCTCATACGGCCAGCGCGACCCACTGAATGAGTTCAAGGAAGAGGCCTTCAAGCTCTTCAACGAACTGCTCAGCACGCTTCGCCACGAAGTGACGCGCATCCTGATGAATATCCGCATTACGCCGCCTGCCTCGCAGGACCAGCGCGCAGCCGACCGGGCGCGCGATGAACAGGCGCTCGCAGCAGCGCGGGAATCGATCCTGTCGCGCGAAAATCTGCGTGAGACCCATCTCAACCCGGACACCGGCGACAATGAGATGACCAAGAACGTCGTCGAAGGCCCGAACGAGCCGCATGACGGCCCGCCGCTTCACCAGGCTGAAGATGACTGGTCACAGACGCCGCGCAATGCCGCCTGCCCCTGTGGCTCCGGCAAGAAGTACAAGCATTGCCACGGCTCCCTTAGCCCGGCAGGCACACAACGCGCTTAA